One genomic window of Pecten maximus chromosome 3, xPecMax1.1, whole genome shotgun sequence includes the following:
- the LOC117324167 gene encoding LOW QUALITY PROTEIN: uncharacterized protein LOC117324167 (The sequence of the model RefSeq protein was modified relative to this genomic sequence to represent the inferred CDS: inserted 2 bases in 1 codon; deleted 1 base in 1 codon): MSSLSLAHTSCKKRKVVNVILLDKEHIQVYVDVKSKFQDVFNQVTGHLNLRETEYFGLAQKKDGEYQFVTLEEKIHKQAPKAWKSGHGEGFDAVGQPVFTVYFKVQFYVDQVVLLRENVTRHLYYLQLRENILHYDHVCTEEKCFQIASFALQADFGNYHPDRHGDGYFDPREYFPAWMIQQRGGSYIQKNTPLIHQDLQNLTKSEAKLRFIKEASLSPAAHNLHFYRLRKRKTDKRWNAWLGICARGIEIYEELEGHLKDLISTFLWPDIGKLYFDKKKFEVRSVGNPAGRKFTYYTDCDNTSKYLLYICRTTHMFQMAIQSKLMEIQHLDAEDKKRYNEAYIYSDTKDYMANGGSFRGSLSPASKSSSTNPRYSVISDASSNTTSGIASDKMTISFEGEDDPSREILIDCPPRPLSRLTPPSQSRSKYSVVPRDGVAVSTLPNYKSNKNGSPVLEMRPAELYKSSSVGRPGGAKPGDHSPSIPRPQQLSPSSKHGTDKRSPGSSSVGAFPLSGHQSDMDYAPSGGEVYRRMSQQHVHPPQFSPRTVPLYMAHTPTSSCGAPPPERISYSQPVSRSTSRADSFKGTLGQLQIHTSDSQLPHLQLDSGLSDQMMDMFSGNVNLAAPYQQSGMEAGLPHRVQRSNFIPTNRNVDSGGAYVEGSEMTLQAHELFAPPPMFADSSSHGNLADVSPVLETSAVLNLGHDLQVSQPPGEQRRYMETNLDDELESSPDTSLSESLPQKQRSGNKKKETLHPELKEKILGQNMFAIPLMMALCKDKTLMGANSQNGNLSGSYDASTIQSTDSRISHRLSNDLDPRRLSSCYPSSTMVSSHSNRPFSWHSESFDLDASVGLXTGYPGVAASVDNHRSVPQNIGDLTGITNASWTHAISHGIPFRQGVLDRYSPELIATQHMIPPKISSGRGHNSNDRNISQKPLKETIGIA; this comes from the exons ATGTCTTCCCTCAGTCTGGCACATACCTCCTGTAAGAAGCGCAAAGTGGTCAACGTGATTTTGTTGGACAAGGAACATATACAAGTCTACGTTGAT GTAAAATCAAAATTCCAGGATGTGTTCAATCAAGTGACGGGCCACCTGAATCTGCGCGAGACCGAGTACTTTGGACTGGCGCAGAAGAAAG ATGGTGAATACCAATTTGTCACTCTGGAAGAAAAGATTCACAAGCAAGCACCAAAGGCATGGAAGTCGGGTCACGGAGAG GGTTTTGATGCAGTGGGCCAGCCTGTGTTTACTGTGTACTTCAAAGTCCAGTTTTATGTTGACCAGGTCGTCCTGTTGAG GGAAAACGTGACAAGACACCTGTACTACCTACAGCTGAGAGAGAATATCCTCCACTATGACCATGTTTGTACAGAGGAAAAGTGTTTCCAGATCGCATCCTTTGCTCTGCAGGCGGACTTTGGAAATTACCACCCAGACAGACATGGCGACGGATATTTTGACCCCAGAGAATACTTCCCTGCTTGG atgATACAGCAGAGAGGCGGTTCCTACATACAAAAAAATACTCCACTTATACACCAAGATCTGCAAAATCTGACCAAGTCAGAAGCCAAACTACGATTTATCAAAGAGGCATCTTTGTCTCCTGCAGCTCACAATCTCCACTTTTACCGCCTGCGCAAAAGGAAAACAGACAAACGATGGAATGCCTGGCTCGGCATTTGTGCA CGGGGTATAGAGATTTATGAG gaACTTGAAGGTCATTTGAAAGACTTGATTTCTACTTTCCTATGGCCGGACATAGGGaaattatattttgat AAAAAGAAGTTTGAGGTACGATCGGTGGGTAACCCTGCAGGGCGGAAGTTTACCTactacactgactgtgataATACCTCCAAGTACTTACTGTACATCTGTCGCACTACACACATGTTCCAGATGGCCATTCAGTCCAAACTTATGGAGATACAACACCTTGATGCAGAAG ACAAAAAGCGGTACAATGAGGCGTACATATACAGTGACACAAAGGACTACATGGCCAATGGAGGTTCGTTTCGGGGGAGTCTATCTCCTGCCAGCAAGTCGTCGAGTACCAACCCACGCTACTCTGTCATCAGTGATGCCAGCTCCAACACCACGTCCGGTATCGCCAGTGATAAGATGACCATCAGTTTTGAGGGGGAGGATG ATCCATCAAGGGAGATACTGATAGACTGTCCCCCGAGACCGCTGAGCCGACTGACACCTCCTAGTCAATCCCGCTCCAAGTACTCTGTGGTGCCACGTGATGGTGTGGCCGTATCCACTCTGCCAA ACTACAAATCAAACAAGAATGGAAGTCCTGTGTTAGAGATGAGACCTGCTGAATTGTACAAATCTTCATCAGTGGGGCGACCAGGTGGGGCTAAGCCTGGGGATCATTCCCCATCCATACCCCGTCCTCAACAGCTTTCACCTTCATCCAAACATGGAACAGACAAGAGGTCACCAGGGTCGTCATCCGTAGGGGCTTTTCCTTTAAGTGGACATCAATCAGATATGGACTATGCTCCTTCTGGGGGTGAGGTGTACCGCAGAATGTCTCAGCAACATGTTCATCCCCCACAGTTCAGCCCTAGGACAGTACCCTTATACATGGCCCACACACCAACATCTAGTTGTGGGGCCCCGCCGCCTGAGCGCATCTCCTACTCACAGCCAGTCAGCCGTAGCACGAGTCGGGCTGACAGCTTTAAAGGCACTCTCGGTCAGCTCCAGATACACACTAGTGACAGCCAGCTGCCCCATCTTCAGCTGGACTCTGGTCTAAGTGACCAAATGATGGACATGTTTTCTGGCAATGTAAATCTAGCAGCCCCCTATCAACAGTCTGGAATGGAGGCTGGCCTTCCACACAGAGTACAAAGGTCCAATTTCATCCCCACGAATCGTAATGTAGATTCTGGTGGTGCCTATGTAGAGGGTAGTGAGATGACACTTCAAGCACATGAACTTTTTGCACCTCCACCAATGTTTGCTGACTCTTCAAGTCATGGTAACTTAGCAGATGTTTCTCCTGTACTAGAGACAAGTGCTGTGTTAAATTTAGGTCATGACCTTCAGGTGTCCCAACCACCTGGAGAACAAAGGCGCTACATGGAAACAAATCTGGATGATGAACTAGAG TCTTCTCCAGATACTTCCTTGTCAGAGAGTCTTCCACAGAAACAGAGATCTGGAAACAAGAAAAAGGAAACGTTACATCCAGAACTGAAGGAGAAAATACTGGGTCAAAATATGTTTGCAATACCACTAATGATGGCGCTGTGCAAGGACAAAACCTTGATGGGTGCAAATAGTCAGAATGGAAATTTAAGTGGCTCCTACGATGCATCTACAATACAGTCAACAGATTCTCGAATCTCACACAGGTTgtctaatgaccttgaccctagGCGACTCTCTTCATGTTACCCTAGTAGCACTATGGTGTCATCACACTCTAATCGGCCATTCAGTTGGCATAGTGAAAGTTTTGACTTGGACGCATCAGTTGGCCT CACCGGCTACCCGGGTGTGGCTGCCTCTGTCGACAATCATCGGAGTGTGCCACAAAATATTGGTGACCTGACAGGGATTACAAATGCTTCCTGGACTCATGCTATATCACATGGGATTCCCTTTAGGCAGGGTGTACTGGACAGATACTCGCCCGAACTCATAGCAACACAGCATATGATTCCACCAAAAATCTCCAGTGGAAGGGGGCATAACTCTAATGATAGAAATATCAGCCAAAAGCCACTGAAAGAAACCATCGGCATTGCATGA